The Longimicrobium terrae genome has a segment encoding these proteins:
- a CDS encoding S1/P1 nuclease, whose amino-acid sequence MKARILALALAFCALWTTPAHAWDELGHRVVARIAWDNMTPAARARAVQILQAAPPLTGLGALMPAEGTQEERVRDWFVMSAVWPDLIRSRGMPNSVYAHSDWHYVNFFWQVGPDGRPVDRTDIPRAGQLIDQAQRIAGELGNASVPDSAKSIDLAWALHLVGDGHQPLHNNARITAQDTAGDRGGNDFRLGGIYPYNNLHGYWDSLVGHAVPWAMDDRSESDYVGSISRRLQAEWPRSRFAARMLPGQFETWSHEGFRVAQSAYPAWLVRNERAPDRYLPYAWNLAEQRVVLAGYRAADLLNRTLGS is encoded by the coding sequence ATGAAAGCACGAATTCTTGCCCTCGCCCTCGCGTTCTGCGCGCTGTGGACCACGCCGGCGCACGCCTGGGACGAGCTGGGCCACCGCGTGGTGGCGCGAATTGCGTGGGACAACATGACGCCCGCCGCCCGCGCCCGCGCCGTGCAGATTCTGCAGGCCGCGCCGCCGCTTACGGGCCTGGGCGCGCTGATGCCGGCGGAAGGCACGCAGGAGGAGCGGGTGCGCGACTGGTTCGTAATGTCCGCCGTGTGGCCGGATCTGATTCGCAGCCGCGGAATGCCCAACTCCGTGTACGCGCACTCGGACTGGCACTACGTCAACTTCTTCTGGCAGGTGGGCCCGGACGGCCGCCCCGTGGACCGCACCGACATCCCCCGCGCCGGGCAGCTGATCGACCAGGCGCAGCGCATCGCGGGCGAGCTGGGCAACGCATCGGTTCCCGACAGCGCCAAGTCCATCGACCTTGCCTGGGCGCTGCACCTGGTGGGCGACGGCCACCAGCCGCTGCACAACAACGCCCGCATCACCGCGCAGGACACGGCGGGCGACCGCGGCGGAAACGACTTCCGCCTGGGCGGGATCTATCCGTACAACAACCTGCACGGCTACTGGGATTCGCTGGTGGGGCACGCGGTTCCGTGGGCCATGGACGACCGCAGCGAGTCGGATTACGTGGGGAGCATTTCCCGCCGCCTGCAGGCGGAGTGGCCGCGGTCGCGCTTTGCCGCCCGCATGCTTCCCGGGCAGTTCGAGACGTGGTCGCACGAGGGGTTCCGCGTGGCGCAGAGCGCGTATCCCGCGTGGCTGGTGCGCAACGAGCGCGCGCCCGACCGCTACCTGCCGTACGCGTGGAACCTCGCCGAGCAGCGCGTGGTCCTCGCCGGCTACCGCGCCGCCGACCTGCTGAACCGCACGCTCGGCAGCTGA